In Pseudomonas hamedanensis, a single window of DNA contains:
- the lysA gene encoding diaminopimelate decarboxylase — MDAFNYRGGELFAEGVALSAIADRFGTPTYVYSRAHIEAQYLAYADALAGMPHLVCFAVKANSNLGVLNVLARLGAGFDIVSRGELERVLAAGGSADKIVFSGVGKTRDDMRRALEVGVHCFNVESTDELERLQVVAAELGVRAPVSLRVNPDVDAGTHPYISTGLKENKFGIAIADAEDVYVRAAHLPNLEVVGVDCHIGSQLTTLPPFIDALDRLLDLVDRLGDCGIHLRHIDLGGGLGVRYRDEEPPLAADYIKAVRERLNGRDLALVFEPGRFIVANGGVLLTQVEYLKHTEHKDFAIVDAAMNDLIRPALYQAWMDVTAVKPRDSAARHYDIVGPICETGDFLAKDRELALEEGDLLAVHSAGAYGFVMSSNYNTRGRAAEVLVDGDQVFEVRRRETVAELFAGESLLPE, encoded by the coding sequence CCTGGCCTATGCCGATGCGCTGGCCGGCATGCCACACCTGGTGTGCTTCGCGGTCAAAGCCAACTCCAACCTCGGCGTACTGAATGTCCTGGCCCGTCTCGGCGCCGGTTTCGACATTGTTTCCCGTGGCGAGCTGGAACGTGTTCTGGCCGCTGGCGGCAGTGCCGACAAGATCGTCTTCTCCGGTGTCGGCAAGACCCGTGACGATATGCGCCGTGCGCTGGAAGTCGGCGTGCACTGCTTCAACGTCGAATCCACCGACGAGCTCGAGCGCCTGCAAGTGGTCGCCGCCGAGCTGGGCGTTCGCGCCCCGGTTTCGCTGCGCGTGAACCCGGACGTCGATGCCGGTACCCACCCGTACATTTCCACCGGTCTCAAAGAGAACAAGTTCGGCATCGCCATCGCTGACGCCGAAGACGTGTACGTACGTGCCGCGCATCTGCCGAACCTGGAAGTCGTCGGAGTCGACTGCCACATCGGTTCGCAACTGACCACGCTGCCGCCGTTCATTGATGCACTGGATCGCTTGCTCGATCTGGTTGATCGCCTCGGCGACTGCGGCATCCACCTGCGCCACATCGATCTCGGTGGTGGCCTGGGCGTGCGTTATCGCGATGAAGAGCCGCCATTGGCCGCCGACTACATCAAAGCCGTGCGCGAGCGTCTGAACGGTCGCGATCTGGCGCTGGTGTTCGAACCGGGCCGCTTCATTGTCGCCAACGGCGGCGTGCTGCTGACACAGGTCGAGTACCTCAAGCACACCGAACACAAGGATTTCGCCATCGTCGACGCGGCGATGAACGATCTGATCCGCCCGGCGCTGTATCAGGCCTGGATGGACGTCACGGCGGTCAAACCGCGCGACAGCGCTGCGCGCCACTACGACATCGTCGGCCCGATCTGCGAAACCGGCGACTTCCTTGCCAAGGACCGCGAGCTGGCGCTGGAAGAAGGCGACTTGCTGGCGGTGCATTCGGCCGGCGCCTACGGTTTCGTCATGAGTTCCAACTACAACACTCGCGGCCGTGCCGCCGAAGTGCTGGTGGATGGTGATCAGGTTTTTGAAGTGCGTCGCCGCGAAACCGTGGCCGAGCTGTTTGCCGGCGAAAGCCTGCTGCCGGAGTAA